One segment of Hippopotamus amphibius kiboko isolate mHipAmp2 chromosome 4, mHipAmp2.hap2, whole genome shotgun sequence DNA contains the following:
- the ZNF800 gene encoding zinc finger protein 800 isoform X2: MPLRDKYCQTDHHHHGCCEPVYILEPGDAPLLQQPLQTSKSGIQQIIECFRSGTKQLKHILLKDVDTIFECKLCRSLFRGLPNLITHKKFYCPPSLQMDDNLPDVNDKQSQAISDLLEAIYPSVDKREYIIKLEPIETNQNAVFQYISRTDNPTEVTESSSTPEQPEVQIQEASTEQSKTVPVTDTEVETVEPPPVEIVADEVAPTSDEQPQESQADLETSDNSDFGHQLICCLCRKEFNSRRGVRRHIRKVHKKKMEELKKYIETRKNPNQSSKGRSKNVLVPLSRSCPVCCKSFATKANVRRHFDEVHRGLRRDSITPDIATKPGQPLFLDSVSPKKSFKTRKQKSSSKAEYNLTACKCLLCKRKYSSQIMLKRHMQIVHKITLSGTNSKREKGPNNTANSSEIKVKVEPADSVESSPPSITHSPQNELKGTNHSNEKKNTPAAQKNRVKQDSESPKSTSPSAAGGQQKTRKPKLSAGFDFKQLYCKLCKRQFTSKQNLTKHIELHTDGNNIYVKFYKCPLCTYETRRKRDVIRHITVVHKKSSRYLGKITASLEIRAIKKPIDFVLNKVAKRGPSRDEAKHSDSKHDGTSNSPSKKYEVADVGIEVKVTKNFSLHRCNKCGKAFAKKTYLEHHKKTHKANASNSPEGNKTKGRSTRSKALVW; encoded by the exons gaaCTAAACAACTTAAGCATATTTTATTGAAAGATGTGGACACTATTTTTGAATGTAAATTATGCCGCAGTCTCTTCAGAGGATTACCAAATTTAATTACCCATAAGAAATTCTACTGCCCACCAAGTCTCCAGATGGATGACA ACCTTCCTGATGTAAATGATAAGCAAAGCCAAGCCATAAGCGATCTCCTAGAAGCCATATATCCAAGTGTGGACAAGCGAGAATACATTATTAAGCTAGAACCCATAGAAACTAATCAAAATGCAGTGTTTCAGTATATTTCAAGGACTGATAATCCTACTGAAGTCACAGAGTCAAGCAGTACTCCTGAACAGCCTGAAGTTCAAATACAGGAAGCTAGTACTGAACAGTCTAAAACAGTTCCAGTTACAGACACAGAGGTGGAAACTGTAGAGCCCCCTCCTGTTGAAATTGTTGCAGATGAAGTTGCACCTACATCTGATGAACAACCGCAGGAATCACAGGCTGACTTGGAAACTTCTGACAATTCTGATTTTGGTCACCAGTTGATATGTTGTCTTTGTAGAAAAGAATTCAATTCCAGACGGGGTGTTCGTCGTCACATTCGAAAAGTACAcaagaaaaagatggaagaacTAAAAAAGTACATTGAAACACGAAAGAATCCAAACCAATCCTCTAAAGGACGCAGTAAGAATGTTCTAGTTCCATTAAGTAGGAGTTGTCCGGTATGCTGTAAATCATTTGCTACAAAAGCGAATGTAAGGAGgcattttgatgaagttcataGAGGACTGAGGAGGGATTCAATTACTCCTGATATAGCAACAAAGCCTGGGCAACCTTTGTTCCTGGATTCTGTTTCTcctaaaaaatcttttaagacTCGAAAACAAAAGTCGTCTTCAAAGGCTGAATACAATTTAACTGCATGCAAATGCCTCCTTTGCAAGAGGAAATATAGTTCACAAATAATGCTTAAAAGACATATGCAAATTGTCCACAAGATAACTCTTTCTGGAACAAACTCTAAAAGAGAGAAAGGCCCCAATAATACTGCCAACAGTtcagaaataaaagttaaagttGAACCAGCAGATTCTGTGGAATCTTCACCCCCTTCCATTACCCATTCTCCACAGAATGAATTAAAGGGAACAAatcattcaaatgaaaaaaagaacacacCGGCAGCACAGAAAAATAGAGTTAAACAAGACTCTGAAAGCCCTAAATCAACTAGTCCGTCTGCTGCAGGTGGCCAGCAAAAAACCAGGAAACCAAAACTTTCAGCTGGCTTTGACTTTAAGCAACTTTACTGTAAACTTTGTAAACGTCAGTTTACTTCCAAACAGAACTTGACTAAACACATTGAATTGCACACAGATGGGAATAACATTTATGTTAAATTCTACAAGTGTCCTCTTTGCACTTATGAAACTCGTCGGAAGCGTGATGTGATACGACATATAACTGTGGTTCATAAAAAGTCATCCCGTTATCTTGGGAAAATAACAGCCAGTTTAGAGATCAGAGCTATAAAAAAGCCCATTGATTTTGTTCTAAATAAAGTGGCAAAAAGAGGCCCTTCGAGAGACGAAGcaaaacatagtgattcaaaacaTGATGGCACTTCTAACTCTCCTAGTAAAAAGTATGAAGTAGCTGATGTTGGTATTGAAGTAAAAGTCACAAAAAACTTTTCTCTTCACAGATGCAATAAATGTGGAAAGGCATTTGCCAAAAAGACTTATCTTGAACATCATAAGAAAACTCATAAGGCAAATGCTTCCAATTCAcctgaaggaaacaaaaccaaaggCCGAAGTACAAGATCTAAGGCTCTTGTCTGGTGA
- the ZNF800 gene encoding zinc finger protein 800 isoform X3, which yields MPLRDKYCQTDHHHHGCCEPVYILEPGDAPLLQQPLQTSKSGIQQIIECFRSGTKQLKHILLKDVDTIFECKLCRSLFRGLPNLITHKKFYCPPSLQMDDNLPDVNDKQSQAISDLLEAIYPSVDKREYIIKLEPIETNQNAVFQYISRTDNPTEVTESSSTPEQPEVQIQEASTEQSKTVPVTDTEVETVEPPPVEIVADEVAPTSDEQPQESQADLETSDNSDFGHQLICCLCRKEFNSRRGVRRHIRKVHKKKMEELKKYIETRKNPNQSSKGRSKNVLVPLSRSCPVCCKSFATKANVRRHFDEVHRGLRRDSITPDIATKPGQPLFLDSVSPKKSFKTRKQKSSSKAEYNLTACKCLLCKRKYSSQIMLKRHMQIVHKITLSGTNSKREKGPNNTANSSEIKVKVEPADSVESSPPSITHSPQNELKGTNHSNEKKNTPAAQKNRVKQDSESPKSTSPSAAGGQQKTRKPKLSAGFDFKQLYCKLCKRQFTSKQNLTKHIELHTDGNNIYVKFYKCPLCTYETRRKRDVIRHITVVHKKSSRYLGKITASLEIRAIKKPIDFVLNKVAKRGPSRDEAKHSDSKHDGTSNSPSKKYEVADVGIEVKVTKNFSLHRCNKCGKAFAKKTYLEHHKKTHKANASNSPEGNKTKGRSTRSKALV from the exons gaaCTAAACAACTTAAGCATATTTTATTGAAAGATGTGGACACTATTTTTGAATGTAAATTATGCCGCAGTCTCTTCAGAGGATTACCAAATTTAATTACCCATAAGAAATTCTACTGCCCACCAAGTCTCCAGATGGATGACA ACCTTCCTGATGTAAATGATAAGCAAAGCCAAGCCATAAGCGATCTCCTAGAAGCCATATATCCAAGTGTGGACAAGCGAGAATACATTATTAAGCTAGAACCCATAGAAACTAATCAAAATGCAGTGTTTCAGTATATTTCAAGGACTGATAATCCTACTGAAGTCACAGAGTCAAGCAGTACTCCTGAACAGCCTGAAGTTCAAATACAGGAAGCTAGTACTGAACAGTCTAAAACAGTTCCAGTTACAGACACAGAGGTGGAAACTGTAGAGCCCCCTCCTGTTGAAATTGTTGCAGATGAAGTTGCACCTACATCTGATGAACAACCGCAGGAATCACAGGCTGACTTGGAAACTTCTGACAATTCTGATTTTGGTCACCAGTTGATATGTTGTCTTTGTAGAAAAGAATTCAATTCCAGACGGGGTGTTCGTCGTCACATTCGAAAAGTACAcaagaaaaagatggaagaacTAAAAAAGTACATTGAAACACGAAAGAATCCAAACCAATCCTCTAAAGGACGCAGTAAGAATGTTCTAGTTCCATTAAGTAGGAGTTGTCCGGTATGCTGTAAATCATTTGCTACAAAAGCGAATGTAAGGAGgcattttgatgaagttcataGAGGACTGAGGAGGGATTCAATTACTCCTGATATAGCAACAAAGCCTGGGCAACCTTTGTTCCTGGATTCTGTTTCTcctaaaaaatcttttaagacTCGAAAACAAAAGTCGTCTTCAAAGGCTGAATACAATTTAACTGCATGCAAATGCCTCCTTTGCAAGAGGAAATATAGTTCACAAATAATGCTTAAAAGACATATGCAAATTGTCCACAAGATAACTCTTTCTGGAACAAACTCTAAAAGAGAGAAAGGCCCCAATAATACTGCCAACAGTtcagaaataaaagttaaagttGAACCAGCAGATTCTGTGGAATCTTCACCCCCTTCCATTACCCATTCTCCACAGAATGAATTAAAGGGAACAAatcattcaaatgaaaaaaagaacacacCGGCAGCACAGAAAAATAGAGTTAAACAAGACTCTGAAAGCCCTAAATCAACTAGTCCGTCTGCTGCAGGTGGCCAGCAAAAAACCAGGAAACCAAAACTTTCAGCTGGCTTTGACTTTAAGCAACTTTACTGTAAACTTTGTAAACGTCAGTTTACTTCCAAACAGAACTTGACTAAACACATTGAATTGCACACAGATGGGAATAACATTTATGTTAAATTCTACAAGTGTCCTCTTTGCACTTATGAAACTCGTCGGAAGCGTGATGTGATACGACATATAACTGTGGTTCATAAAAAGTCATCCCGTTATCTTGGGAAAATAACAGCCAGTTTAGAGATCAGAGCTATAAAAAAGCCCATTGATTTTGTTCTAAATAAAGTGGCAAAAAGAGGCCCTTCGAGAGACGAAGcaaaacatagtgattcaaaacaTGATGGCACTTCTAACTCTCCTAGTAAAAAGTATGAAGTAGCTGATGTTGGTATTGAAGTAAAAGTCACAAAAAACTTTTCTCTTCACAGATGCAATAAATGTGGAAAGGCATTTGCCAAAAAGACTTATCTTGAACATCATAAGAAAACTCATAAGGCAAATGCTTCCAATTCAcctgaaggaaacaaaaccaaaggCCGAAGTACAAGATCTAAGGCTCTTGTCTG A